From Salvelinus namaycush isolate Seneca chromosome 2, SaNama_1.0, whole genome shotgun sequence, one genomic window encodes:
- the LOC120018610 gene encoding uncharacterized protein LOC120018610 isoform X10 produces MSVSLQVPRQVSRWCCMSVSLQVPWQVSRWCCMSVSLQVPRQVSRWLCMSVSLQVPRQVSRWCCMSVSLHVPWQVSRWCCMSVSLQVPWQVSRWLCMSVSLQVPWQVSRWCCMSVSLQVPRQVSRWCCMSVSLHVPWQVSRWCCMSVSLQVPWQVSRWCCMSVSLHVPRQVSRWCCMSVSLQVPRQVSRWCCMSVSLQVPWQVSRWCCMSVSLQVPWQVSRWCCMSVSLGRLVGGVVCLCPSKSLGRLVGGVVCLCPSKSLGRLVGGVVCLCPSKSLGRLVGGCVCLCPSKSLGRLVGGVVCLCPSKSLGRLVGGVVCLCPSKSLGRLVGGVVCLCPSKSLGRLVGGVVCLCPSKSLGRLVGGVVCLCPSKSLGRLVGGVVCLCPSKSLGRLVGGVVCLCPSKSLGRLVGGVVCLCPS; encoded by the exons atgtctgtgtccctCCAAGTCCCTCGGCAGGTTAGTAGGTGGTGTTGTATGTCTGTGTCCCTCCAAGTCCCTTGGCAGGTTAGTAGGTGGTGTTGTATGTCTGTGTCCCTCCAAGTCCCTCGGCAG GTTAGTAGGTGgttgtgtatgtctgtgtccctCCAAGTCCCTCGGCAGGTTAGTAGGTGGTGTTGTATGTCTGTGTCCCTCCATGTCCCTTGGCAGGTTAGTAGGTGGTGTTGTATGTCTGTGTCCCTCCAAGTCCCTTGGCAGGTTAGTAGGTGgttgtgtatgtctgtgtccctCCAAGTCCCTTGGCAG GTTAGTAGGTGGTGTTGTATGTCTGTGTCCCTCCAAGTCCCTCGGCAGGTTAGTAGGTGGTGTTGTATGTCTGTGTCCCTCCATGTCCCTTGGCAGGTTAGTAGGTGGTGTTGTATGTCTGTGTCCCTCCAAGTCCCTTGGCAGGTTAGTAGGTGGTGTTGTATGTCTGTGTCCCTCCATGTCCCTCGGCAGGTTAGTAGGTGGTGTTGTATGTCTGTGTCCCTCCAAGTCCCTCGGCAGGTTAGTAGGTGGTGTTGTATGTCTGTGTCCCTCCAAGTCCCTTGGCAGGTTAGTAGGTGGTGTTGTATGTCTGTGTCCCTCCAAGTCCCTTGGCAGGTTAGTAGGTGGTGTTGTATGTCTGTGTCCCTCGGCAG GTTAGTAGGTGGTGTTGTATGTCTGTGTCCCTCCAAGTCCCTTGGCAGGTTAGTAGGTGGTGTTGTATGTCTGTGTCCCTCCAAGTCCCTTGGCAGGTTAGTAGGTGGTGTTGTATGTCTGTGTCCCTCCAAGTCCCTCGGCAGGTTAGTAGGTGgttgtgtatgtctgtgtccctCCAAGTCCCTTGGCAGGTTAGTAGGTGGTGTTGTATGTCTGTGTCCCTCCAAGTCCCTCGGCAGGTTAGTAGGTGGTGTTGTATGTCTGTGTCCCTCCAAGTCCCTTGGCAG GTTAGTAGGTGGTGTTGTATGTCTGTGTCCCTCCAAGTCCCTTGGCAGGTTAGTAGGTGGTGTTGTATGTCTGTGTCCCTCCAAGTCCCTCGGCAG GTTAGTAGGTGGTGTTGTATGTCTGTGTCCCTCCAAGTCCCTCGGCAGGTTAGTAGGTGGTGTTGTATGTCTGTGTCCCTCCAAGTCCCTCGGCAGGTTAGTAGGTGGTGTTGTATGTCTGTGTCCCTCCAAGTCCCTTGGCAGGTTAGTAGGTGGTGTTGTATGTCTGTGTCCTTCGTGA
- the LOC120018610 gene encoding uncharacterized protein LOC120018610 isoform X1 → MSVSLQVPWQVSRWCCMSVSLQIPRQVSRWCCMSVSLQVPWQVSRWCCMSVSLQVPWQVSRWCCMSVSLQVPWQVSRWCCMSVSLQVPWQVSRWCCMSVSLQVPRQVSRWCCMSVSLQVPWQVSRWCCMSVSLQVPRQVSRWLCMSVSLQVPRQVSRWCCMSVSLHVPWQVSRWCCMSVSLQVPWQVSRWLCMSVSLQVPWQVSRWCCMSVSLQVPRQVSRWCCMSVSLHVPWQVSRWCCMSVSLQVPWQVSRWCCMSVSLHVPRQVSRWCCMSVSLQVPRQVSRWCCMSVSLQVPWQVSRWCCMSVSLQVPWQVSRWCCMSVSLGRLVGGVVCLCPSKSLGRLVGGVVCLCPSKSLGRLVGGVVCLCPSKSLGRLVGGCVCLCPSKSLGRLVGGVVCLCPSKSLGRLVGGVVCLCPSKSLGRLVGGVVCLCPSKSLGRLVGGVVCLCPSKSLGRLVGGVVCLCPSKSLGRLVGGVVCLCPSKSLGRLVGGVVCLCPSKSLGRLVGGVVCLCPS, encoded by the exons ATGTCTGTGTCCCTCCAAGTCCCTTGGCAGGTTAGTAGGTGGTGTTGTATGTCTGTGTCCCTCCAAATCCCTCGGCAGGTTAGTAGGTGGTGTTGTATGTCTGTGTCCCTCCAAGTCCCTTGGCAGGTTAGTAGGTGGTGTTGTATGTCTGTGTCCCTCCAAGTCCCTTGGCAGGTTAGTAGGTGGTGTTGTATGTCTGTGTCCCTCCAAGTCCCTTGGCAGGTTAGTAGGTGGTGTTGTATGTCTGTGTCCCTCCAAGTCCCTTGGCAGGTTAGTAGGTGGTGTTGTAT gtctgtgtccctCCAAGTCCCTCGGCAGGTTAGTAGGTGGTGTTGTATGTCTGTGTCCCTCCAAGTCCCTTGGCAGGTTAGTAGGTGGTGTTGTATGTCTGTGTCCCTCCAAGTCCCTCGGCAG GTTAGTAGGTGgttgtgtatgtctgtgtccctCCAAGTCCCTCGGCAGGTTAGTAGGTGGTGTTGTATGTCTGTGTCCCTCCATGTCCCTTGGCAGGTTAGTAGGTGGTGTTGTATGTCTGTGTCCCTCCAAGTCCCTTGGCAGGTTAGTAGGTGgttgtgtatgtctgtgtccctCCAAGTCCCTTGGCAG GTTAGTAGGTGGTGTTGTATGTCTGTGTCCCTCCAAGTCCCTCGGCAGGTTAGTAGGTGGTGTTGTATGTCTGTGTCCCTCCATGTCCCTTGGCAGGTTAGTAGGTGGTGTTGTATGTCTGTGTCCCTCCAAGTCCCTTGGCAGGTTAGTAGGTGGTGTTGTATGTCTGTGTCCCTCCATGTCCCTCGGCAGGTTAGTAGGTGGTGTTGTATGTCTGTGTCCCTCCAAGTCCCTCGGCAGGTTAGTAGGTGGTGTTGTATGTCTGTGTCCCTCCAAGTCCCTTGGCAGGTTAGTAGGTGGTGTTGTATGTCTGTGTCCCTCCAAGTCCCTTGGCAGGTTAGTAGGTGGTGTTGTATGTCTGTGTCCCTCGGCAG GTTAGTAGGTGGTGTTGTATGTCTGTGTCCCTCCAAGTCCCTTGGCAGGTTAGTAGGTGGTGTTGTATGTCTGTGTCCCTCCAAGTCCCTTGGCAGGTTAGTAGGTGGTGTTGTATGTCTGTGTCCCTCCAAGTCCCTCGGCAGGTTAGTAGGTGgttgtgtatgtctgtgtccctCCAAGTCCCTTGGCAGGTTAGTAGGTGGTGTTGTATGTCTGTGTCCCTCCAAGTCCCTCGGCAGGTTAGTAGGTGGTGTTGTATGTCTGTGTCCCTCCAAGTCCCTTGGCAG GTTAGTAGGTGGTGTTGTATGTCTGTGTCCCTCCAAGTCCCTTGGCAGGTTAGTAGGTGGTGTTGTATGTCTGTGTCCCTCCAAGTCCCTCGGCAG GTTAGTAGGTGGTGTTGTATGTCTGTGTCCCTCCAAGTCCCTCGGCAGGTTAGTAGGTGGTGTTGTATGTCTGTGTCCCTCCAAGTCCCTCGGCAGGTTAGTAGGTGGTGTTGTATGTCTGTGTCCCTCCAAGTCCCTTGGCAGGTTAGTAGGTGGTGTTGTATGTCTGTGTCCTTCGTGA
- the LOC120018610 gene encoding uncharacterized protein LOC120018610 isoform X16 — MSVSLQVPWQVSRWCCMSVSLQIPRQVSRWCCMSVSLQVPWQVSRWCCMSVSLQVPWQVSRWCCMSVSLQVPWQVSRWCCMSVSLQVPWQVSRWCCMSVSLQVPRQVSRWCCMSVSLHVPWQVSRWCCMSVSLQVPWQVSRWCCMSVSLHVPRQVSRWCCMSVSLQVPRQVSRWCCMSVSLQVPWQVSRWCCMSVSLQVPWQVSRWCCMSVSLGRLVGGVVCLCPSKSLGRLVGGVVCLCPSKSLGRLVGGVVCLCPSKSLGRLVGGCVCLCPSKSLGRLVGGVVCLCPSKSLGRLVGGVVCLCPSKSLGRLVGGVVCLCPSKSLGRLVGGVVCLCPSKSLGRLVGGVVCLCPSKSLGRLVGGVVCLCPSKSLGRLVGGVVCLCPSKSLGRLVGGVVCLCPS, encoded by the exons ATGTCTGTGTCCCTCCAAGTCCCTTGGCAGGTTAGTAGGTGGTGTTGTATGTCTGTGTCCCTCCAAATCCCTCGGCAGGTTAGTAGGTGGTGTTGTATGTCTGTGTCCCTCCAAGTCCCTTGGCAGGTTAGTAGGTGGTGTTGTATGTCTGTGTCCCTCCAAGTCCCTTGGCAGGTTAGTAGGTGGTGTTGTATGTCTGTGTCCCTCCAAGTCCCTTGGCAGGTTAGTAGGTGGTGTTGTATGTCTGTGTCCCTCCAAGTCCCTTGGCAG GTTAGTAGGTGGTGTTGTATGTCTGTGTCCCTCCAAGTCCCTCGGCAGGTTAGTAGGTGGTGTTGTATGTCTGTGTCCCTCCATGTCCCTTGGCAGGTTAGTAGGTGGTGTTGTATGTCTGTGTCCCTCCAAGTCCCTTGGCAGGTTAGTAGGTGGTGTTGTATGTCTGTGTCCCTCCATGTCCCTCGGCAGGTTAGTAGGTGGTGTTGTATGTCTGTGTCCCTCCAAGTCCCTCGGCAGGTTAGTAGGTGGTGTTGTATGTCTGTGTCCCTCCAAGTCCCTTGGCAGGTTAGTAGGTGGTGTTGTATGTCTGTGTCCCTCCAAGTCCCTTGGCAGGTTAGTAGGTGGTGTTGTATGTCTGTGTCCCTCGGCAG GTTAGTAGGTGGTGTTGTATGTCTGTGTCCCTCCAAGTCCCTTGGCAGGTTAGTAGGTGGTGTTGTATGTCTGTGTCCCTCCAAGTCCCTTGGCAGGTTAGTAGGTGGTGTTGTATGTCTGTGTCCCTCCAAGTCCCTCGGCAGGTTAGTAGGTGgttgtgtatgtctgtgtccctCCAAGTCCCTTGGCAGGTTAGTAGGTGGTGTTGTATGTCTGTGTCCCTCCAAGTCCCTCGGCAGGTTAGTAGGTGGTGTTGTATGTCTGTGTCCCTCCAAGTCCCTTGGCAG GTTAGTAGGTGGTGTTGTATGTCTGTGTCCCTCCAAGTCCCTTGGCAGGTTAGTAGGTGGTGTTGTATGTCTGTGTCCCTCCAAGTCCCTCGGCAG GTTAGTAGGTGGTGTTGTATGTCTGTGTCCCTCCAAGTCCCTCGGCAGGTTAGTAGGTGGTGTTGTATGTCTGTGTCCCTCCAAGTCCCTCGGCAGGTTAGTAGGTGGTGTTGTATGTCTGTGTCCCTCCAAGTCCCTTGGCAGGTTAGTAGGTGGTGTTGTATGTCTGTGTCCTTCGTGA
- the LOC120018610 gene encoding uncharacterized protein LOC120018610 isoform X4, translating to MSVSLQVPWQVSRWCCMSVSLQIPRQVSRWCCMSVSLQVPWQVSRWCCMSVSLQVPWQVSRWCCMSVSLQVPWQVSRWCCMSVSLQVPWQVSRWCCMSVSLQVPRQVSRWCCMSVSLQVPWQVSRWCCMSVSLQVPRQVSRWLCMSVSLQVPRQVSRWCCMSVSLHVPWQVSRWCCMSVSLQVPWQVSRWLCMSVSLQVPWQVSRWCCMSVSLQVPRQVSRWCCMSVSLHVPWQVSRWCCMSVSLQVPWQVSRWCCMSVSLHVPRQVSRWCCMSVSLQVPRQVSRWCCMSVSLQVPWQVSRWCCMSVSLQVPWQVSRWCCMSVSLGRLVGGVVCLCPSKSLGRLVGGVVCLCPSKSLGRLVGGVVCLCPSKSLGRLVGGVVCLCPSKSLGRLVGGVVCLCPSKSLGRLVGGVVCLCPSKSLGRLVGGVVCLCPSKSLGRLVGGVVCLCPSKSLGRLVGGVVCLCPSKSLGRLVGGVVCLCPS from the exons ATGTCTGTGTCCCTCCAAGTCCCTTGGCAGGTTAGTAGGTGGTGTTGTATGTCTGTGTCCCTCCAAATCCCTCGGCAGGTTAGTAGGTGGTGTTGTATGTCTGTGTCCCTCCAAGTCCCTTGGCAGGTTAGTAGGTGGTGTTGTATGTCTGTGTCCCTCCAAGTCCCTTGGCAGGTTAGTAGGTGGTGTTGTATGTCTGTGTCCCTCCAAGTCCCTTGGCAGGTTAGTAGGTGGTGTTGTATGTCTGTGTCCCTCCAAGTCCCTTGGCAGGTTAGTAGGTGGTGTTGTAT gtctgtgtccctCCAAGTCCCTCGGCAGGTTAGTAGGTGGTGTTGTATGTCTGTGTCCCTCCAAGTCCCTTGGCAGGTTAGTAGGTGGTGTTGTATGTCTGTGTCCCTCCAAGTCCCTCGGCAG GTTAGTAGGTGgttgtgtatgtctgtgtccctCCAAGTCCCTCGGCAGGTTAGTAGGTGGTGTTGTATGTCTGTGTCCCTCCATGTCCCTTGGCAGGTTAGTAGGTGGTGTTGTATGTCTGTGTCCCTCCAAGTCCCTTGGCAGGTTAGTAGGTGgttgtgtatgtctgtgtccctCCAAGTCCCTTGGCAG GTTAGTAGGTGGTGTTGTATGTCTGTGTCCCTCCAAGTCCCTCGGCAGGTTAGTAGGTGGTGTTGTATGTCTGTGTCCCTCCATGTCCCTTGGCAGGTTAGTAGGTGGTGTTGTATGTCTGTGTCCCTCCAAGTCCCTTGGCAGGTTAGTAGGTGGTGTTGTATGTCTGTGTCCCTCCATGTCCCTCGGCAGGTTAGTAGGTGGTGTTGTATGTCTGTGTCCCTCCAAGTCCCTCGGCAGGTTAGTAGGTGGTGTTGTATGTCTGTGTCCCTCCAAGTCCCTTGGCAGGTTAGTAGGTGGTGTTGTATGTCTGTGTCCCTCCAAGTCCCTTGGCAGGTTAGTAGGTGGTGTTGTATGTCTGTGTCCCTCGGCAG GTTAGTAGGTGGTGTTGTATGTCTGTGTCCCTCCAAGTCCCTTGGCAGGTTAGTAGGTGGTGTTGTATGTCTGTGTCCCTCCAAGTCCCTTGGCAGGTTAGTAGGTGGTGTTGTATGTCTGTGTCCCTCCAAGTCCCTCGGCAG GTTAGTAGGTGGTGTTGTATGTCTGTGTCCCTCCAAGTCCCTCGGCAGGTTAGTAGGTGGTGTTGTATGTCTGTGTCCCTCCAAGTCCCTTGGCAGGTTAGTAGGTGGTGTTGTATGTCTGTGTCCCTCCAAGTCCCTCGGCAG GTTAGTAGGTGGTGTTGTATGTCTGTGTCCCTCCAAGTCCCTCGGCAGGTTAGTAGGTGGTGTTGTATGTCTGTGTCCCTCCAAGTCCCTCGGCAGGTTAGTAGGTGGTGTTGTATGTCTGTGTCCCTCCAAGTCCCTTGGCAGGTTAGTAGGTGGTGTTGTATGTCTGTGTCCTTCGTGA
- the LOC120018610 gene encoding uncharacterized protein LOC120018610 isoform X7 has protein sequence MSVSLQVPWQVSRWCCMSVSLQIPRQVSRWCCMSVSLQVPWQVSRWCCMSVSLQVPWQVSRWCCMSVSLQVPWQVSRWCCMSVSLQVPWQVSRWCCMSVSLQVPRQVSRWCCMSVSLQVPWQVSRWCCMSVSLQVPRQVSRWLCMSVSLQVPRQVSRWCCMSVSLHVPWQVSRWCCMSVSLQVPWQVSRWLCMSVSLQVPWQVSRWCCMSVSLQVPRQVSRWCCMSVSLHVPWQVSRWCCMSVSLQVPWQVSRWCCMSVSLHVPRQVSRWCCMSVSLQVPRQVSRWCCMSVSLQVPWQVSRWCCMSVSLQVPWQVSRWCCMSVSLGRLVGGVVCLCPSKSLGRLVGGVVCLCPSKSLGRLVGGVVCLCPSKSLGRLVGGCVCLCPSKSLGRLVGGVVCLCPSKSLGRLVGGVVCLCPSKSLGRLVGGVVCLCPSKSLGRLVGGVVCLCPSKSLGRLVGGVVCLCPSAG, from the exons ATGTCTGTGTCCCTCCAAGTCCCTTGGCAGGTTAGTAGGTGGTGTTGTATGTCTGTGTCCCTCCAAATCCCTCGGCAGGTTAGTAGGTGGTGTTGTATGTCTGTGTCCCTCCAAGTCCCTTGGCAGGTTAGTAGGTGGTGTTGTATGTCTGTGTCCCTCCAAGTCCCTTGGCAGGTTAGTAGGTGGTGTTGTATGTCTGTGTCCCTCCAAGTCCCTTGGCAGGTTAGTAGGTGGTGTTGTATGTCTGTGTCCCTCCAAGTCCCTTGGCAGGTTAGTAGGTGGTGTTGTAT gtctgtgtccctCCAAGTCCCTCGGCAGGTTAGTAGGTGGTGTTGTATGTCTGTGTCCCTCCAAGTCCCTTGGCAGGTTAGTAGGTGGTGTTGTATGTCTGTGTCCCTCCAAGTCCCTCGGCAG GTTAGTAGGTGgttgtgtatgtctgtgtccctCCAAGTCCCTCGGCAGGTTAGTAGGTGGTGTTGTATGTCTGTGTCCCTCCATGTCCCTTGGCAGGTTAGTAGGTGGTGTTGTATGTCTGTGTCCCTCCAAGTCCCTTGGCAGGTTAGTAGGTGgttgtgtatgtctgtgtccctCCAAGTCCCTTGGCAG GTTAGTAGGTGGTGTTGTATGTCTGTGTCCCTCCAAGTCCCTCGGCAGGTTAGTAGGTGGTGTTGTATGTCTGTGTCCCTCCATGTCCCTTGGCAGGTTAGTAGGTGGTGTTGTATGTCTGTGTCCCTCCAAGTCCCTTGGCAGGTTAGTAGGTGGTGTTGTATGTCTGTGTCCCTCCATGTCCCTCGGCAGGTTAGTAGGTGGTGTTGTATGTCTGTGTCCCTCCAAGTCCCTCGGCAGGTTAGTAGGTGGTGTTGTATGTCTGTGTCCCTCCAAGTCCCTTGGCAGGTTAGTAGGTGGTGTTGTATGTCTGTGTCCCTCCAAGTCCCTTGGCAGGTTAGTAGGTGGTGTTGTATGTCTGTGTCCCTCGGCAG GTTAGTAGGTGGTGTTGTATGTCTGTGTCCCTCCAAGTCCCTTGGCAGGTTAGTAGGTGGTGTTGTATGTCTGTGTCCCTCCAAGTCCCTTGGCAGGTTAGTAGGTGGTGTTGTATGTCTGTGTCCCTCCAAGTCCCTCGGCAGGTTAGTAGGTGgttgtgtatgtctgtgtccctCCAAGTCCCTTGGCAGGTTAGTAGGTGGTGTTGTATGTCTGTGTCCCTCCAAGTCCCTCGGCAGGTTAGTAGGTGGTGTTGTATGTCTGTGTCCCTCCAAGTCCCTTGGCAG GTTAGTAGGTGGTGTTGTATGTCTGTGTCCCTCCAAGTCCCTTGGCAGGTTAGTAGGTGGTGTTGTATGTCTGTGTCCCTCCAAGTCCCTCGGCAGGTTAGTAGGTGGTGTTGTATGTCTGTGTCCCTCGGCAG GTTAG
- the LOC120018610 gene encoding uncharacterized protein LOC120018610 isoform X15, which translates to MSVSLQVPWQVSRWCCMSVSLQIPRQVSRWCCMSVSLQVPWQVSRWCCMSVSLQVPWQVSRWCCMSVSLQVPWQVSRWCCMSVSLQVPWQVSRWCCMSVSLQVPRQVSRWCCMSVSLQVPWQVSRWCCMSVSLQVPRQVSRWLCMSVSLQVPRQVSRWCCMSVSLHVPWQVSRWCCMSVSLQVPWQVSRWLCMSVSLQVPWQVSRWCCMSVSLQVPRQVSRWCCMSVSLHVPWQVSRWCCMSVSLQVPWQVSRWLCMSVSLQVPRQVSRWCCMSVSLHVPRQVSRWLCMSVSLQVPWQVSRWCCMSVSLQVPRQVSRWCCMSVSLQVPWQVSRWCCMSVSLQVPRQVSRWCCMSVSLGRLVGGVVCLCPSKSLGRLVGGVVCLCPSKSLGRLVGGVVCLCPS; encoded by the exons ATGTCTGTGTCCCTCCAAGTCCCTTGGCAGGTTAGTAGGTGGTGTTGTATGTCTGTGTCCCTCCAAATCCCTCGGCAGGTTAGTAGGTGGTGTTGTATGTCTGTGTCCCTCCAAGTCCCTTGGCAGGTTAGTAGGTGGTGTTGTATGTCTGTGTCCCTCCAAGTCCCTTGGCAGGTTAGTAGGTGGTGTTGTATGTCTGTGTCCCTCCAAGTCCCTTGGCAGGTTAGTAGGTGGTGTTGTATGTCTGTGTCCCTCCAAGTCCCTTGGCAGGTTAGTAGGTGGTGTTGTAT gtctgtgtccctCCAAGTCCCTCGGCAGGTTAGTAGGTGGTGTTGTATGTCTGTGTCCCTCCAAGTCCCTTGGCAGGTTAGTAGGTGGTGTTGTATGTCTGTGTCCCTCCAAGTCCCTCGGCAG GTTAGTAGGTGgttgtgtatgtctgtgtccctCCAAGTCCCTCGGCAGGTTAGTAGGTGGTGTTGTATGTCTGTGTCCCTCCATGTCCCTTGGCAGGTTAGTAGGTGGTGTTGTATGTCTGTGTCCCTCCAAGTCCCTTGGCAGGTTAGTAGGTGgttgtgtatgtctgtgtccctCCAAGTCCCTTGGCAG GTTAGTAGGTGGTGTTGTATGTCTGTGTCCCTCCAAGTCCCTCGGCAGGTTAGTAGGTGGTGTTGTATGTCTGTGTCCCTCCATGTCCCTTGGCAGGTTAGTAGGTGGTGTTGTATGTCTGTGTCCCTCCAAGTCCCTTGGCAG GTTAGTAGGTGgttgtgtatgtctgtgtccctCCAAGTCCCTCGGCAGGTTAGTAGGTGGTGTTGTATGTCTGTGTCCCTCCATGTCCCTCGGCAGGTTAGTAGGTGgttgtgtatgtctgtgtccctCCAAGTCCCTTGGCAG GTTAGTAGGTGGTGTTGTATGTCTGTGTCCCTCCAAGTCCCTCGGCAGGTTAGTAGGTGGTGTTGTATGTCTGTGTCCCTCCAAGTCCCTTGGCAGGTTAGTAGGTGGTGTTGTATGTCTGTGTCCCTCCAAGTCCCTCGGCAGGTTAGTAGGTGGTGTTGTATGTCTGTGTCCCTCGGCAG GTTAGTAGGTGGTGTTGTATGTCTGTGTCCCTCCAAGTCCCTCGGCAGGTTAGTAGGTGGTGTTGTATGTCTGTGTCCCTCCAAGTCCCTTGGCAGGTTAGTAGGTGGTGTTGTATGTCTGTGTCCTTCGTGA
- the LOC120018610 gene encoding uncharacterized protein LOC120018610 isoform X13, which yields MSVSLQVPWQVSRWCCMSVSLQVPRQVSRWLCMSVSLQVPRQVSRWCCMSVSLHVPWQVSRWCCMSVSLQVPWQVSRWLCMSVSLQVPWQVSRWCCMSVSLQVPRQVSRWCCMSVSLHVPWQVSRWCCMSVSLQVPWQVSRWCCMSVSLHVPRQVSRWCCMSVSLQVPRQVSRWCCMSVSLQVPWQVSRWCCMSVSLQVPWQVSRWCCMSVSLGRLVGGVVCLCPSKSLGRLVGGVVCLCPSKSLGRLVGGVVCLCPSKSLGRLVGGCVCLCPSKSLGRLVGGVVCLCPSKSLGRLVGGVVCLCPSKSLGRLVGGVVCLCPSKSLGRLVGGVVCLCPSKSLGRLVGGVVCLCPSKSLGRLVGGVVCLCPSKSLGRLVGGVVCLCPSKSLGRLVGGVVCLCPS from the exons ATGTCTGTGTCCCTCCAAGTCCCTTGGCAGGTTAGTAGGTGGTGTTGTATGTCTGTGTCCCTCCAAGTCCCTCGGCAG GTTAGTAGGTGgttgtgtatgtctgtgtccctCCAAGTCCCTCGGCAGGTTAGTAGGTGGTGTTGTATGTCTGTGTCCCTCCATGTCCCTTGGCAGGTTAGTAGGTGGTGTTGTATGTCTGTGTCCCTCCAAGTCCCTTGGCAGGTTAGTAGGTGgttgtgtatgtctgtgtccctCCAAGTCCCTTGGCAG GTTAGTAGGTGGTGTTGTATGTCTGTGTCCCTCCAAGTCCCTCGGCAGGTTAGTAGGTGGTGTTGTATGTCTGTGTCCCTCCATGTCCCTTGGCAGGTTAGTAGGTGGTGTTGTATGTCTGTGTCCCTCCAAGTCCCTTGGCAGGTTAGTAGGTGGTGTTGTATGTCTGTGTCCCTCCATGTCCCTCGGCAGGTTAGTAGGTGGTGTTGTATGTCTGTGTCCCTCCAAGTCCCTCGGCAGGTTAGTAGGTGGTGTTGTATGTCTGTGTCCCTCCAAGTCCCTTGGCAGGTTAGTAGGTGGTGTTGTATGTCTGTGTCCCTCCAAGTCCCTTGGCAGGTTAGTAGGTGGTGTTGTATGTCTGTGTCCCTCGGCAG GTTAGTAGGTGGTGTTGTATGTCTGTGTCCCTCCAAGTCCCTTGGCAGGTTAGTAGGTGGTGTTGTATGTCTGTGTCCCTCCAAGTCCCTTGGCAGGTTAGTAGGTGGTGTTGTATGTCTGTGTCCCTCCAAGTCCCTCGGCAGGTTAGTAGGTGgttgtgtatgtctgtgtccctCCAAGTCCCTTGGCAGGTTAGTAGGTGGTGTTGTATGTCTGTGTCCCTCCAAGTCCCTCGGCAGGTTAGTAGGTGGTGTTGTATGTCTGTGTCCCTCCAAGTCCCTTGGCAG GTTAGTAGGTGGTGTTGTATGTCTGTGTCCCTCCAAGTCCCTTGGCAGGTTAGTAGGTGGTGTTGTATGTCTGTGTCCCTCCAAGTCCCTCGGCAG GTTAGTAGGTGGTGTTGTATGTCTGTGTCCCTCCAAGTCCCTCGGCAGGTTAGTAGGTGGTGTTGTATGTCTGTGTCCCTCCAAGTCCCTCGGCAGGTTAGTAGGTGGTGTTGTATGTCTGTGTCCCTCCAAGTCCCTTGGCAGGTTAGTAGGTGGTGTTGTATGTCTGTGTCCTTCGTGA
- the LOC120018610 gene encoding von Willebrand factor D and EGF domain-containing protein-like isoform X26 yields the protein MSVSLQVPWQVSRWCCMSVSLQVPRQVSRWLCMSVSLGRLVGGCVCLCPSKSLGRLVGGVVCLCPSMSLGRLVGGVVCLCPSKSLGRLVGGCVCLCPSKSLGRLVGGVVCLCPSKSLGRLVGGVVCLCPSMSLGRLVGGVVCLCPSKSLGRLVGGCVCLCPSKSLGRLVGGVVCLCPSMSLGRLVGGCVCLCPSKSLGRLVGGVVCLCPSKSLGRLVGGVVCLCPSKSLGRLVGGVVCLCPSKSLGRLVGGVVCLCPSKSLGRLVGGVVCLCPSKSLGRLVGGVVCLCPSKSLGRLVGGVVCLCPS from the exons ATGTCTGTGTCCCTCCAAGTCCCTTGGCAGGTTAGTAGGTGGTGTTGTATGTCTGTGTCCCTCCAAGTCCCTCGGCAGGTTAGTAGGTGgttgtgtatgtctgtgtccctCGGCAGGTTAGTAGGTGgttgtgtatgtctgtgtccctCCAAGTCCCTCGGCAGGTTAGTAGGTGGTGTTGTATGTCTGTGTCCCTCCATGTCCCTTGGCAGGTTAGTAGGTGGTGTTGTATGTCTGTGTCCCTCCAAGTCCCTTGGCAGGTTAGTAGGTGgttgtgtatgtctgtgtccctCCAAGTCCCTTGGCAG GTTAGTAGGTGGTGTTGTATGTCTGTGTCCCTCCAAGTCCCTCGGCAGGTTAGTAGGTGGTGTTGTATGTCTGTGTCCCTCCATGTCCCTTGGCAGGTTAGTAGGTGGTGTTGTATGTCTGTGTCCCTCCAAGTCCCTTGGCAG GTTAGTAGGTGgttgtgtatgtctgtgtccctCCAAGTCCCTCGGCAGGTTAGTAGGTGGTGTTGTATGTCTGTGTCCCTCCATGTCCCTCGGCAGGTTAGTAGGTGgttgtgtatgtctgtgtccctCCAAGTCCCTTGGCAG GTTAGTAGGTGGTGTTGTATGTCTGTGTCCCTCCAAGTCCCTCGGCAGGTTAGTAGGTGGTGTTGTATGTCTGTGTCCCTCCAAGTCCCTTGGCAGGTTAGTAGGTGGTGTTGTATGTCTGTGTCCCTCCAAGTCCCTCGGCAG GTTAGTAGGTGGTGTTGTATGTCTGTGTCCCTCCAAGTCCCTCGGCAGGTTAGTAGGTGGTGTTGTATGTCTGTGTCCCTCCAAGTCCCTCGGCAGGTTAGTAGGTGGTGTTGTATGTCTGTGTCCCTCCAAGTCCCTTGGCAGGTTAGTAGGTGGTGTTGTATGTCTGTGTCCTTCGTGA